A portion of the Leptospira noumeaensis genome contains these proteins:
- a CDS encoding AraC family transcriptional regulator, with the protein MEGDSVSLNLLLEFLWMGSGSVFCLIWSLSNLIQNRKVSGFVWSFILFSTGLWLLTGAFMFTGFYKYFPSIALAHIPFVFLSSTLLYLYLEYLFLEKPIQIKIYHFFPAIIAIFFLIPFYSESDSKRLEFLEQLTQTEYGSVIVGLNFGIKLSILFSVGLFLLKEWIPNVRLSVFFSKKAIYSLIFVLLIWIDLLLGSIGFTFQIPFFRKLSAYLLPVLMYFYYFTRELWTPFVSDVRDSIQRNKYEKSKLVSVQLETIDQRLYQLMGEKVYCDEDLSLSKLAEMAEVKPGQLSEYFHKRYGFGFYQYINQYRIDEAKRLLLESEERSILSIADSVGFNSKSTFNRVFLESVGSTPSEFRKQSKLI; encoded by the coding sequence TCTAATTTAATTCAAAATCGAAAGGTGTCTGGATTTGTCTGGTCTTTTATTTTGTTTTCCACTGGGCTTTGGTTACTCACCGGCGCATTTATGTTCACCGGGTTTTATAAGTACTTTCCATCCATTGCACTTGCTCATATTCCCTTTGTATTTCTATCTTCTACATTACTCTATTTGTATTTAGAATATTTGTTTTTGGAAAAACCAATCCAAATCAAAATTTACCATTTTTTTCCAGCAATCATCGCGATTTTCTTTTTGATTCCATTTTATTCGGAATCGGATTCGAAACGATTGGAGTTTTTAGAGCAATTGACCCAAACGGAATATGGCTCTGTGATCGTTGGTTTGAATTTTGGAATTAAACTTTCAATCTTGTTTTCCGTAGGATTGTTTTTACTGAAAGAATGGATTCCGAATGTTAGGTTGTCTGTTTTCTTTTCTAAAAAAGCAATTTATTCTCTAATATTCGTTCTTCTCATTTGGATTGATCTTTTATTAGGAAGTATTGGATTTACTTTCCAAATCCCTTTTTTTCGTAAACTCAGCGCTTATCTGCTTCCGGTTTTAATGTATTTCTATTACTTTACCCGGGAACTTTGGACACCGTTTGTGTCGGATGTTCGTGATAGCATCCAAAGAAATAAATATGAAAAATCTAAATTGGTATCGGTCCAACTTGAGACCATTGACCAAAGATTGTATCAACTGATGGGTGAAAAAGTGTATTGTGATGAAGACCTTAGTCTTTCTAAATTAGCAGAGATGGCAGAAGTCAAACCTGGTCAACTTTCGGAATACTTTCACAAAAGATATGGGTTTGGGTTTTATCAATACATCAATCAATATAGGATTGATGAGGCAAAACGTTTGTTATTGGAATCGGAAGAGAGGTCGATTCTCTCCATTGCCGATTCGGTTGGTTTTAATTCTAAGTCAACTTTCAATCGAGTTTTTTTGGAATCGGTTGGATCCACTCCTAGCGAATTTCGTAAACAATCAAAATTGATCTAA